In a single window of the Candidatus Methylomirabilota bacterium genome:
- a CDS encoding nucleotide-binding protein yields the protein MKPERLFVDTNLFLRYLTNDVPEQADAVEQLLRRAAAGGLALVTNTLVMAEMVWTLEAFYQLPRSDIKEKVLTILNTPGLEVADGELILQAMLCYAEKNVDFIDAYSAVWMRGLGLTIACTFDRKHFSRLEGVTVMVPGADTL from the coding sequence ATGAAACCTGAACGCCTCTTCGTCGACACCAATCTCTTCCTGCGCTATCTCACCAACGATGTGCCGGAACAAGCGGATGCCGTCGAGCAGTTGCTCCGTCGTGCAGCGGCGGGAGGGCTGGCCCTGGTCACCAACACCTTGGTTATGGCAGAAATGGTGTGGACGCTGGAAGCCTTCTATCAACTTCCCAGGAGCGACATCAAAGAGAAGGTACTGACCATCCTGAACACACCAGGGCTGGAGGTGGCAGATGGCGAGCTGATACTGCAGGCTATGCTCTGCTATGCCGAAAAGAATGTAGACTTCATCGATGCCTATAGCGCGGTCTGGATGCGGGGGCTCGGGCTGACGATTGCCTGTACGTTCGACCGGAAACACTTCTCTCGCCTTGAAGGGGTGACCGTGATGGTTCCGGGCGCCGATACGCTGTGA
- a CDS encoding AbrB family transcriptional regulator: MNVTKVGRRGQITVPKTIRRWLNLQEGDRLLFVRRGDEVILQPLTRTLLDLRGSVPVSGPQDFTAIRRQILELHARKVIENET, translated from the coding sequence ATGAATGTGACAAAAGTCGGACGTCGGGGACAAATTACGGTTCCCAAAACGATTCGCCGTTGGCTCAATCTTCAAGAGGGCGATCGCCTCCTCTTCGTCCGTCGGGGCGACGAAGTCATCCTGCAGCCCCTCACCCGCACCTTGCTGGACCTGCGGGGAAGTGTCCCTGTCTCTGGACCCCAGGATTTCACCGCCATCCGTCGGCAGATACTCGAACTCCATGCTCGCAAGGTGATCGAGAATGAAACCTGA
- a CDS encoding glycosyltransferase family 4 protein — protein sequence MRGGERCLEAFCGLFPRADLFTLLHREGSVSKAIEERQIRTSAIQRLPFAASCYRYYLPLFPWAIERFKLDGYDLILSSSHCVAKGVKPPPQALHIAYVYTPMRYIWDMQDAYTAAGRMGPVSRRMLCAVSDRLRRWDTAVNGRVDHFIAISHHVADRIRRHYGREAVVIYPPVETVRFHIAERTDDYYLVAGAFAPYKRIDLAIEACNRLRRRLVIVGEGQEETRLRRIAGSTIEFVGWRSDREVADLLSRCRALIFPGEEDFGILPVEAMASGRPVIAYGKGGATETVIPLTPHPSPLTPTGIFFDEQNVEALIRAVELFERSSDRFDPGALRTYALTFDRSVFEKRIAGYIDERFDEWRRKGGCRRPC from the coding sequence ATGCGTGGCGGCGAGCGGTGCCTGGAGGCGTTCTGCGGTCTCTTCCCGAGAGCCGATCTCTTCACCCTGTTGCATAGAGAGGGAAGCGTATCGAAGGCCATCGAGGAACGGCAGATTCGAACGTCGGCGATCCAGAGGCTTCCCTTTGCCGCCTCCTGCTATCGGTACTACCTGCCCCTCTTCCCGTGGGCCATCGAGCGATTCAAGCTTGACGGGTACGATCTGATTCTTTCGAGCAGCCACTGTGTGGCCAAAGGGGTCAAACCGCCGCCGCAGGCGCTTCATATCGCGTATGTGTATACCCCGATGCGGTATATCTGGGATATGCAGGATGCCTATACGGCCGCTGGCCGGATGGGTCCCGTATCGCGGCGTATGCTCTGTGCCGTCAGCGATCGCTTGCGTCGGTGGGATACGGCGGTCAATGGGCGGGTCGATCACTTCATCGCTATCTCTCATCATGTCGCGGATCGGATCCGCCGCCATTACGGCCGAGAGGCTGTTGTGATCTATCCTCCGGTCGAGACCGTACGCTTTCACATTGCCGAGCGAACGGACGACTACTATCTGGTAGCCGGGGCCTTCGCCCCGTACAAGCGGATTGATCTGGCGATTGAGGCATGTAACCGGCTGCGTCGGCGCCTGGTGATCGTGGGTGAAGGCCAGGAGGAAACGCGCTTGCGGCGTATTGCCGGTTCTACTATCGAGTTCGTGGGATGGCGGTCGGACCGCGAGGTGGCCGATCTGCTCAGTCGTTGCCGCGCACTGATCTTTCCCGGTGAGGAGGACTTCGGCATCCTCCCCGTCGAGGCCATGGCCTCCGGACGGCCGGTGATCGCCTATGGGAAAGGCGGCGCAACGGAAACCGTCATCCCCCTCACCCCTCACCCCTCACCCCTCACCCCTACCGGTATTTTCTTTGATGAGCAGAACGTGGAGGCGCTGATTCGGGCTGTCGAGCTTTTTGAGCGCTCATCCGATCGATTTGATCCGGGGGCGCTTCGTACGTACGCCCTCACCTTCGACCGGTCGGTGTTTGAAAAGCGGATCGCCGGTTATATTGATGAGCGTTTCGACGAATGGAGGCGTAAGGGGGGCTGCCGTCGGCCATGCTGA
- the rfbD gene encoding dTDP-4-dehydrorhamnose reductase, translating to MITLLIGAEGQLGQELRQIFSDQDLVTLNHVDFELTDRTQVRDALREYRPGLILNTVAYHRVDECERFPERAFAVNALAVRDLAIAAKAIGAVLVHFSTDYVFDGRQRTPYREDDPPGPLSVYATSKLAGEYFVKAVLSQHFVIRTCGLYGLAGRYNKTGNFVETMLRLAAEGREIRVVGDQIVTPTSAKELARKVRQLVETGAYGLYHISNNGECSWHQFASAIFEMSGLRAHLQETTAAAFGAPAARPAYSVLDNANLRSLGLDDLRPWRDALADYLTERAQPRGTDPDVSGV from the coding sequence ATGATCACGCTCTTGATCGGGGCCGAGGGGCAGTTGGGGCAAGAACTTCGGCAGATCTTCAGCGATCAGGACTTGGTTACTCTCAACCATGTCGATTTCGAACTGACCGACCGGACTCAGGTGCGGGATGCATTGCGAGAATATCGGCCCGGTCTGATCCTGAACACCGTGGCCTATCATCGGGTCGATGAGTGCGAACGCTTTCCCGAGCGCGCCTTCGCCGTGAACGCTTTGGCGGTCAGGGATCTGGCCATTGCCGCCAAAGCGATCGGGGCAGTCCTGGTGCATTTCAGCACCGACTATGTGTTTGACGGACGGCAGCGGACCCCTTACCGGGAGGACGATCCGCCGGGACCGCTGAGCGTCTACGCCACCTCGAAGCTGGCCGGCGAGTACTTCGTCAAGGCTGTGCTGTCGCAGCACTTCGTCATCCGAACCTGCGGGCTCTACGGCTTGGCGGGCCGCTATAACAAGACGGGCAATTTCGTTGAAACGATGCTCCGACTAGCCGCGGAGGGGCGCGAGATCCGGGTGGTGGGCGATCAGATCGTAACCCCCACAAGTGCGAAGGAGCTGGCGCGCAAGGTTCGGCAATTGGTTGAGACCGGCGCGTATGGTCTGTACCACATCAGTAATAATGGTGAATGTTCCTGGCACCAGTTTGCGTCGGCGATCTTCGAGATGAGCGGTCTACGTGCCCACTTGCAGGAAACGACGGCTGCCGCCTTCGGGGCCCCTGCCGCTCGCCCTGCCTACTCCGTTCTGGACAATGCGAATCTGCGGTCGCTCGGTCTCGACGATCTGCGCCCCTGGCGCGATGCCCTCGCCGACTACCTGACCGAGCGGGCACAACCCCGTGGGACCGACCCGGATGTCTCTGGGGTTTGA
- a CDS encoding UDP-glucose 4-epimerase has product MRVLVTGGAGFIGSHVVDALVREGHDVAVVDDLSMGKRQQVHPSARFYQVDIRDRRALEDVFRVERPEMVNHHAAQADLRRSMIEPSFDASVNVIGSLNLIELSLAYEVRRFINISSGGAVYGEPQHLPVDELHLIRPMSVYGVSKYAVEQYLRLFDESGLNYAILRYANVYGPRQNPKGEAGVVAIFSRQMLAGERPTIFGDGTKTRDYVYVDDIVAANLLAMANKQASGRSYNLGLGREVSDRQIFESVRRAVGATLEPILASKRPGEIDRICLDASLARAELRWEPTVPLEEGIARTVAFYRSDGAQRGKGESH; this is encoded by the coding sequence ATGCGTGTACTGGTCACAGGTGGAGCGGGATTCATTGGGTCGCATGTTGTTGATGCGCTGGTGAGGGAAGGGCATGACGTTGCGGTGGTGGACGACCTGTCGATGGGCAAACGACAGCAGGTTCATCCGTCGGCGCGCTTTTACCAGGTCGATATCCGTGACCGTCGAGCCCTCGAGGATGTTTTTCGTGTCGAGCGCCCGGAGATGGTCAACCATCATGCGGCCCAGGCTGACCTGCGCCGGTCAATGATTGAACCGTCGTTCGATGCCTCTGTCAATGTCATCGGCTCGCTCAATCTGATCGAGCTTTCTCTTGCCTACGAGGTGAGAAGGTTCATCAACATCTCGTCGGGGGGTGCGGTCTACGGCGAACCACAGCACCTGCCGGTCGACGAGCTCCACCTGATCCGGCCCATGTCTGTGTACGGGGTGAGTAAATATGCTGTGGAGCAGTACCTGCGCCTCTTTGACGAGTCCGGTTTGAACTACGCGATCTTGCGATATGCCAACGTGTACGGTCCTCGACAGAATCCTAAGGGAGAGGCCGGTGTTGTGGCGATCTTCAGCCGGCAGATGCTCGCCGGCGAGCGTCCGACGATTTTCGGTGACGGCACCAAGACAAGGGATTATGTGTACGTTGATGACATTGTGGCGGCGAATCTTTTGGCGATGGCGAACAAGCAGGCCTCAGGCCGAAGCTACAATCTCGGCCTGGGGCGCGAGGTGAGCGACCGGCAGATCTTTGAATCGGTTCGACGGGCGGTAGGCGCCACGTTGGAGCCGATTCTCGCCTCCAAACGGCCCGGCGAGATCGACCGGATCTGTCTGGACGCCTCCTTGGCAAGGGCAGAGTTGCGCTGGGAACCGACCGTTCCTCTTGAGGAGGGTATCGCTCGTACGGTCGCGTTTTATCGGAGCGATGGGGCGCAGCGTGGGAAGGGAGAAAGTCATTGA
- a CDS encoding undecaprenyl-phosphate glucose phosphotransferase: MLKRHSEFIESLMLLADLLVISASWLGSYYFRFYWGPVQVYHEVPDIRPYLLLLGLIIIVWGVAFKAFGLYRPKRISSRLAEVRDIAKACTIAVLVLIAATFFLKQFEFSRIVIVCFWIVSIVSVSLVRGSFREALRFTRRRGYNLRHVLIVGEGALAQEIADRIRARPELGLRMKGFLVGDAGMIGQQMDGLRALGAYEQAGELAEALSIDRVFIAIPLETYGRMEAILRTLENGTAAVNVVPDLHQYVTLRGGVEEFDGLPLISLQDSPHYGWNLVGKRVLDVMLSSIALLITGPLLLLLAAVIRLTSPGPVLYRQERMGLDGRTFQMLKFRSMRDDAEEETGPVWAARDDGRRTAIGALLRRTSLDELPQLVNVLKGEMSLVGPRPERPVFIEEFRKRIPRYMLRHKVKAGITGWAQVNGWRGDTSIEKRIECDLFYIENWSLVFDLRILWLSFWKGFIHKNAM; this comes from the coding sequence ATGCTGAAACGCCATAGTGAATTTATCGAAAGTCTCATGCTGCTCGCCGATCTCCTGGTGATCAGCGCCAGTTGGCTCGGCTCATACTATTTCCGCTTCTATTGGGGCCCGGTGCAGGTCTACCACGAGGTTCCCGACATCCGTCCGTACCTCCTGCTGCTCGGCCTCATCATCATCGTCTGGGGTGTTGCCTTTAAGGCCTTCGGGCTGTACCGACCCAAGCGGATCTCCTCGCGACTGGCTGAGGTCAGGGATATTGCGAAGGCGTGCACCATCGCGGTGCTGGTCCTCATTGCGGCCACCTTCTTTCTGAAGCAGTTTGAGTTTTCGCGGATAGTGATCGTCTGTTTCTGGATCGTCAGCATCGTATCGGTCAGCCTTGTCAGAGGCAGCTTTCGCGAGGCGCTTCGCTTTACACGACGCCGGGGCTACAACCTTCGCCATGTCCTGATTGTCGGCGAGGGGGCGTTGGCGCAGGAAATCGCAGACCGGATCCGCGCCCGCCCGGAACTGGGACTGCGTATGAAGGGATTCCTGGTCGGGGATGCGGGAATGATCGGCCAACAGATGGACGGATTACGTGCGCTCGGCGCCTACGAGCAGGCAGGGGAGCTGGCGGAGGCGCTGTCCATCGATAGGGTATTTATTGCCATCCCCCTGGAGACCTATGGGCGAATGGAGGCAATCCTTCGTACTCTGGAGAACGGAACGGCCGCCGTCAACGTGGTACCGGATCTCCATCAGTATGTGACCCTGCGTGGCGGGGTCGAGGAGTTCGACGGCCTGCCCCTGATCAGTTTGCAAGACTCGCCCCATTACGGATGGAACCTGGTCGGCAAACGGGTACTGGATGTGATGTTGTCGAGCATTGCCCTCCTGATTACCGGACCGCTGCTGCTCCTGCTCGCCGCAGTGATCAGGCTCACCTCGCCGGGCCCGGTGCTGTATCGCCAGGAGCGCATGGGGCTGGACGGCAGGACCTTTCAGATGCTGAAGTTCCGATCCATGCGAGACGACGCTGAGGAGGAGACCGGCCCGGTATGGGCCGCGCGCGACGATGGACGTCGAACGGCGATCGGCGCGCTGTTACGTCGGACCTCATTAGATGAACTGCCGCAACTGGTGAATGTGCTGAAGGGGGAAATGAGCCTGGTCGGTCCCCGACCGGAGCGGCCGGTCTTTATAGAGGAGTTTCGGAAACGGATTCCACGATATATGCTTCGACACAAGGTCAAGGCCGGGATCACCGGATGGGCGCAGGTCAATGGGTGGAGGGGCGATACCTCTATCGAAAAACGGATCGAGTGCGACCTGTTTTACATCGAGAACTGGTCATTGGTGTTCGATCTGAGGATCCTCTGGTTGAGCTTTTGGAAGGGGTTCATTCACAAGAATGCCATGTGA
- a CDS encoding sugar ABC transporter permease — translation MRCSVGLYRHRTLIWSFVKRDLLARYKGSAVGLFWSIIHPLIMLGLYTIVFSAILKVRVGAGEGTDYFALYLFCGLLPWNAFAEGLNRSTGVILEHANLIKRVIFPSEILPVYPVIAGIVNELIGFGVLLGVLLVIGHPIRPVILVLPAILVLQFALTTGLAWLIAGTTVFVRDLGQILGVILTLWLFLTPIFYPPAMVPQGMQVLLTINPMYTVVEAYRSLILRGEIPTWWSLAALTLMALIVNWLGYRVFARMRPAFADVL, via the coding sequence ATGCGTTGCAGTGTTGGGCTGTACCGTCACCGGACCCTCATCTGGAGCTTCGTCAAAAGGGATCTGCTGGCCCGCTATAAAGGCTCTGCCGTCGGGTTGTTCTGGTCGATCATCCATCCCCTCATCATGCTGGGGCTGTACACCATCGTCTTTTCCGCCATCCTGAAGGTCCGCGTCGGCGCCGGAGAGGGGACGGACTATTTCGCCCTCTACCTGTTCTGCGGGTTACTCCCCTGGAATGCCTTTGCCGAGGGGCTGAATCGCTCGACCGGCGTCATCCTGGAGCATGCCAACCTGATCAAGCGGGTCATCTTTCCGTCGGAGATTCTGCCGGTCTATCCGGTGATCGCCGGCATCGTCAATGAGCTGATCGGCTTCGGCGTCCTCCTGGGCGTCTTGCTGGTCATCGGGCATCCCATTCGGCCGGTCATCCTGGTCCTGCCCGCGATCCTGGTGCTGCAGTTCGCATTGACGACCGGACTGGCATGGCTTATCGCCGGGACGACCGTTTTTGTACGGGATCTCGGTCAGATTCTTGGAGTCATCCTGACGCTGTGGCTGTTCCTCACGCCGATCTTTTATCCGCCCGCGATGGTTCCCCAGGGGATGCAGGTCCTGTTGACCATCAATCCGATGTATACCGTCGTAGAGGCCTACCGGAGCCTGATCCTTCGGGGTGAGATTCCGACCTGGTGGAGCCTCGCTGCGCTGACGCTGATGGCCCTCATCGTGAACTGGCTGGGCTATCGGGTATTCGCGCGTATGCGGCCTGCCTTTGCCGACGTACTGTGA
- a CDS encoding ABC transporter ATP-binding protein, with amino-acid sequence MVTVEARQLSKVYRIYTHPQDRLKEFLFRGRRTYHKQFWALRDVSFQVKRGTTLGIIGDNGAGKSTLLQLVAGTLQPSAGTARIEGCVSAILELGAGFNPEFTGRENALMSGAIMGIPSREMERKLPEVAAFADIGDFLDQPVKIYSSGMYIRLAFAVATAIDPDVLIIDEALSVGDVYFQKRCFDRIDSFRKTGKTILFCSHDLYYVRMICDELIWLRNGQIHEMGEASRVAGAYENYLRERELPSAKPPVGADHVTPFPWIDRIHVAKAEDSGERDIFMTGDDIVVTVSFRVPQSPTPVHIGVVLTRNDGTECFGTGTHIVAMEAATESGHAHLHLPRLPLLSGEYALSAFLLDGNGLHVYDRRLREVRFRVAQKAKMIGLCYLDHRWEVEPLGEGVKPLPRQGAGVEAAG; translated from the coding sequence ATGGTGACGGTTGAGGCCCGGCAACTGTCCAAGGTCTATCGGATCTACACCCATCCGCAGGATCGGCTCAAAGAATTCCTGTTTCGTGGCCGTCGGACCTATCACAAGCAATTCTGGGCCCTTCGCGACGTCAGCTTTCAGGTCAAGAGGGGTACGACGCTCGGCATCATCGGAGATAACGGCGCCGGCAAGAGCACATTGCTGCAACTGGTCGCCGGCACCCTGCAACCCAGCGCCGGGACGGCGCGTATTGAAGGGTGCGTCTCCGCGATCCTGGAGCTTGGCGCCGGGTTCAACCCCGAGTTTACGGGGCGGGAAAACGCGTTGATGAGCGGGGCGATCATGGGGATCCCGTCACGGGAGATGGAGCGAAAGCTGCCTGAGGTGGCGGCATTTGCGGACATCGGCGACTTCTTGGATCAACCCGTCAAGATCTATTCCAGCGGCATGTATATCAGGTTGGCGTTTGCAGTCGCCACCGCTATCGATCCGGATGTGTTAATCATTGATGAGGCGCTGTCGGTCGGGGACGTATATTTCCAGAAACGGTGCTTCGACCGCATCGACAGTTTCAGGAAAACAGGGAAGACGATTCTATTCTGTTCCCACGACCTGTATTATGTTCGGATGATTTGTGATGAGCTGATCTGGTTGAGAAATGGTCAAATTCATGAGATGGGGGAGGCGTCCCGAGTGGCTGGGGCGTATGAGAATTACCTTCGGGAGCGGGAACTGCCGTCGGCCAAACCGCCTGTGGGTGCCGATCATGTGACGCCGTTTCCCTGGATCGATCGGATTCACGTAGCCAAGGCTGAGGACTCAGGGGAGCGCGACATCTTCATGACCGGTGATGACATTGTCGTGACGGTCTCTTTCCGCGTCCCTCAATCGCCGACTCCGGTTCACATCGGGGTTGTTCTGACTCGTAACGACGGCACGGAGTGTTTTGGGACCGGAACTCACATTGTCGCCATGGAGGCGGCTACTGAAAGCGGACACGCTCACCTCCATCTGCCGCGCTTGCCGCTGCTGTCTGGGGAGTACGCGCTGAGTGCGTTTCTCTTGGACGGAAACGGATTGCACGTTTATGATCGACGGCTGCGCGAGGTGAGATTCAGGGTTGCCCAAAAAGCCAAGATGATAGGACTCTGTTACCTGGACCATCGGTGGGAGGTCGAGCCTCTCGGAGAAGGTGTGAAGCCATTGCCTCGTCAGGGAGCGGGTGTGGAGGCCGCCGGGTGA
- a CDS encoding glycosyltransferase: MSEMTPTISIVLPVFNESQTLPALYARLAGVMRRLGESYELVFVNDGSRDGSLDVLKKLATEDSKIRVVSLSRNFGHQMAITCGLDRARGAAVIVMDADLQDPPELIPTLIERWREGYDVVYAVREERQGESLFKRATAALFYRLIRRLSRVEIPADTGDFRLLSRRAVEALRATTERNRFVRGLVGWIGYRQTGVRFIREERAAGETKYPFRKMLKFAIDGITSFSFVPLQMATYFGFLISGASFLYIVYAVLQKLLTDRPVTGWTSLMVAMLFLGGVQLITLGIIGEYIGRIYEEVKQRPLYLVDEMIGFDAESGEGSRS; encoded by the coding sequence ATGAGTGAAATGACCCCGACAATCTCCATCGTCCTGCCGGTCTTCAACGAATCGCAGACGCTGCCGGCGCTTTATGCGCGGCTTGCCGGGGTGATGCGCCGCCTGGGCGAGTCGTACGAACTGGTCTTCGTGAACGACGGCAGCCGGGACGGCAGCCTGGATGTGCTGAAAAAGTTGGCGACTGAGGATTCGAAGATCAGGGTCGTCAGTCTCTCCCGGAACTTCGGCCATCAGATGGCGATCACCTGCGGGCTGGATCGCGCCCGCGGGGCCGCCGTTATCGTCATGGATGCCGATCTGCAAGATCCGCCCGAGCTGATCCCAACGCTGATCGAGCGGTGGCGCGAAGGCTACGACGTCGTGTATGCCGTCCGCGAGGAGCGCCAAGGGGAAAGCCTGTTCAAGCGGGCGACGGCAGCGCTGTTCTACCGGCTGATTCGCAGGCTGTCACGCGTCGAGATCCCGGCCGACACGGGGGACTTCCGGTTGCTCAGCCGGCGCGCCGTGGAGGCGCTGCGAGCGACCACCGAGCGCAACCGCTTTGTCAGAGGGCTGGTGGGCTGGATCGGCTACCGACAGACGGGTGTGCGGTTCATCCGTGAGGAACGGGCCGCCGGCGAGACCAAGTATCCGTTCAGGAAGATGCTGAAATTTGCCATCGACGGCATCACCTCCTTTTCGTTTGTCCCACTGCAGATGGCCACCTACTTCGGCTTCCTGATCTCCGGTGCGAGTTTTCTCTATATCGTCTATGCGGTGCTCCAGAAGTTGCTTACGGATCGGCCCGTGACCGGCTGGACGTCGTTGATGGTCGCGATGCTCTTCCTTGGCGGCGTGCAGTTGATCACGCTGGGAATCATCGGCGAGTACATCGGTCGCATCTATGAGGAGGTCAAACAGCGGCCGCTCTACCTGGTCGATGAAATGATCGGATTCGACGCGGAATCTGGGGAGGGGTCGCGTTCATGA
- the rfaE1 gene encoding D-glycero-beta-D-manno-heptose-7-phosphate kinase, with translation MVDEYIWGSVSRLSPEAPVPVVEVRDESVRLGGAGNVAANIQSLGGRAMLVGVVGSDLPGERLIHQIEAAGIKSDGVVIDRARPTTIKTRVVAGSQQIVRFDRESMSDLSKDAADRVLQSVGTRLADADAVLISDYAKGVIGKRIARQILSLARQCRKIVVVDPKVHHFPLYKGATVITPNHHEALAFARLPVWGQADLLAVAAKELLRKLEARAILVTRGEAGMSLFEDGRVTHIPAVAKEVYDVTGAGDTVLAALAMAMASGASLREAAVIANHAAGIVVGRAGTATVNCEELLEALKNRV, from the coding sequence ATGGTGGACGAGTATATCTGGGGGAGCGTGTCACGGCTTTCCCCGGAGGCGCCGGTTCCCGTGGTGGAGGTAAGGGATGAAAGTGTTCGTCTGGGGGGAGCCGGCAACGTCGCGGCCAACATCCAGTCCCTGGGCGGGCGGGCGATGCTGGTGGGGGTCGTCGGCAGCGATCTGCCCGGGGAACGTCTGATCCATCAGATTGAGGCCGCCGGGATCAAGAGCGACGGGGTGGTGATAGACCGCGCCCGTCCGACCACCATCAAGACCCGGGTGGTTGCAGGGAGCCAGCAGATTGTCCGATTTGACCGCGAGAGTATGTCGGACCTCTCGAAGGACGCGGCGGATCGGGTGCTTCAGTCGGTTGGGACTCGGCTGGCCGATGCGGACGCCGTACTCATCTCCGATTACGCCAAGGGTGTGATCGGCAAGCGGATCGCCCGACAGATCCTCTCGCTGGCTCGACAGTGCCGGAAGATTGTGGTCGTCGATCCGAAGGTGCATCACTTTCCGCTCTACAAGGGGGCGACCGTGATCACCCCGAACCATCATGAGGCCCTGGCGTTTGCCCGTCTTCCCGTATGGGGCCAGGCGGATCTGCTCGCCGTTGCCGCGAAAGAGCTGCTCAGAAAACTGGAGGCCCGGGCCATATTGGTCACACGCGGAGAGGCCGGGATGTCGCTCTTCGAGGATGGGCGGGTCACACACATCCCGGCGGTTGCGAAAGAGGTCTACGATGTGACAGGGGCGGGCGATACCGTCCTGGCCGCGCTGGCCATGGCGATGGCCAGCGGCGCCTCGCTGCGAGAGGCGGCCGTGATTGCCAACCATGCTGCCGGCATCGTCGTCGGGAGGGCGGGGACCGCAACCGTCAACTGCGAGGAGTTACTTGAAGCACTTAAAAACAGGGTATAG